In the Maribacter sp. MJ134 genome, one interval contains:
- a CDS encoding ABC transporter permease, whose product MLYAYTSSEKQNIFQERLRQVPWIDHVGNGSSFGIGTFNQTTYKLKGIEEVFDDANQLYLDYEALKAYGIETSIGSVEVTGRKTIINRTAAEKFANVKNVSVEELIGTTVITEPEYTSEEGQVGFPFVIDGIFEDVNIFSLREQVEPYFITLSPNVRMAGVSIISFDSEKTDLVTDKIASVYESIGDVLPLEIEFLSQNISSLYTQDKQTVNLIFWMNILAIVLAAIGIIGITVFLVIARTKEIGIRKVLGASEFHIIKSSVREYVLYITIALLISWPIAYYGSKQWLSNFAYRIEIQHLAFLIVGLAAFLGTSILVGTVALNAAKKNPVKSLRTE is encoded by the coding sequence GTGCTATATGCGTATACGTCATCCGAAAAACAGAATATTTTTCAAGAACGTCTTAGACAAGTTCCTTGGATAGACCACGTGGGCAATGGTTCCTCTTTTGGAATAGGCACTTTCAACCAGACAACGTACAAACTAAAAGGAATAGAAGAAGTTTTTGACGATGCCAATCAACTCTATCTAGACTATGAAGCTTTAAAGGCATACGGAATAGAAACCAGTATAGGTAGTGTTGAAGTAACTGGTAGAAAAACAATTATTAATAGAACTGCAGCAGAAAAATTCGCTAATGTTAAAAATGTTTCCGTTGAAGAACTTATAGGCACCACCGTAATCACAGAACCTGAATATACCTCGGAGGAGGGACAGGTGGGATTCCCCTTTGTAATTGATGGAATATTTGAAGATGTAAATATTTTTTCTTTACGAGAGCAAGTAGAACCTTACTTCATAACACTTTCTCCAAACGTTCGTATGGCTGGGGTGAGTATAATTTCTTTCGATTCTGAGAAAACGGATTTAGTCACTGATAAGATAGCTTCTGTTTATGAAAGTATTGGAGATGTATTGCCTCTAGAGATTGAATTTTTGAGTCAAAATATTTCAAGTCTCTATACACAGGACAAGCAAACGGTAAACCTTATTTTTTGGATGAATATTTTAGCGATAGTGCTTGCTGCAATAGGTATTATAGGTATTACGGTATTTTTGGTAATAGCCAGAACCAAAGAGATAGGGATACGAAAAGTGCTCGGTGCTTCTGAATTTCATATCATTAAATCATCGGTAAGAGAGTATGTACTCTATATAACAATAGCTCTACTCATTAGTTGGCCCATTGCCTACTATGGAAGTAAGCAATGGCTTTCTAATTTTGCGTATAGGATAGAGATTCAGCATCTAGCATTCTTAATAGTTGGTCTGGCAGCATTCTTAGGAACGTCTATTTTGGTAGGTACTGTAGCACTTAATGCAGCGAAGAAGAATCCCGTAAAAAGTTTGAGAACAGAATAA
- a CDS encoding ABC transporter permease has translation MLIKYALRNIRKRPVLNSIKIVGLSLGSCGVLFIVLFIKSELSYDLAHTRTERTYRFTTTNPGILKGNHFARFTDAKSVPQLMEQLPEIEDHVRLMPLRDRLILKDEQHYAIDQAFAVDDTFFRIFNIDFKEGNKETALKEIGGAVISRSLAQKVFGDENPMGKIISLPPGHYNSIKTTFTVTGVMEDFVKESHLHPDLLVMPGEDAMNGWTYVYLLLKDKASAVGLDGKLSTKLNEIYGIAETEAEKYKAHITNIKEIHLKSNLLREIEPNGNMTNIWLLSIAALILLFISLSNFTSLNIGMAGYLTKFLALQKILGSSKRVMSRYFLLESALIIFLSLLIVSVISFRLNSMVLERYQIDLFQGNEWFVLGVVVVFSLLGIIAGMQPAFKQRFQNASLGTRIKADGALGTHKVLLIAQFGLAMFLLVGVIVISRQTNYALDNSMAAKEDNVVCIPYVHSEVQKDFGLFKNQLLKQSAVASVSAMMAPPGGETNDMFSFEMQNVPNKEAEYIGVFSCDNSFADVFGLSFLGGKNFNQNSVDQDGNGEYLINKTALSYLGYQDANAIIGEDFALISPVEGVTMPKGKIIGVVEDFHLSGLQTKVEPLVLFKRENSWLENIVISYEPTARAEAVASIKTTWNELFPKYPLTYYQVSSLYKEVYKTERLQKNLILIFALTAVFICAMGVLGLSLMVAQRRVKEIGIRKVNGATISEILVMLNTDFLKWLLLAFVLATPIAYFAASKWLEVFAYKIDIEIGMFLLAGGTVMAITIFTVSWHSYKAARVNPVTSLRTE, from the coding sequence ATGCTGATAAAATATGCGCTAAGGAATATTAGAAAGAGACCTGTTCTTAACAGTATTAAAATTGTTGGACTCTCACTAGGATCGTGTGGTGTACTATTCATTGTACTATTCATTAAGAGCGAATTAAGCTATGATTTAGCGCATACCCGTACGGAACGTACCTACAGGTTCACTACTACGAATCCTGGCATTCTAAAAGGTAATCACTTTGCAAGGTTCACTGATGCCAAAAGCGTTCCCCAACTTATGGAACAGCTTCCGGAGATTGAGGATCACGTGAGATTAATGCCCTTAAGGGATAGACTCATTCTAAAGGATGAGCAGCACTACGCTATTGATCAGGCTTTTGCGGTAGACGATACTTTTTTTAGAATTTTTAATATTGATTTCAAAGAAGGTAACAAAGAAACTGCGCTAAAGGAAATCGGCGGGGCCGTCATATCCCGATCACTGGCCCAAAAAGTATTCGGTGATGAAAATCCAATGGGAAAAATTATCTCCTTGCCACCAGGTCATTATAATTCCATTAAGACAACTTTTACCGTAACGGGTGTTATGGAAGATTTTGTAAAGGAAAGTCACCTTCATCCCGATTTGTTGGTGATGCCCGGCGAAGATGCCATGAACGGTTGGACCTATGTTTATTTGTTACTGAAGGACAAAGCGAGTGCTGTTGGACTTGATGGTAAGCTATCTACCAAATTAAACGAAATCTATGGTATAGCGGAAACTGAGGCGGAAAAATATAAGGCGCACATTACCAATATCAAGGAAATTCATCTAAAATCTAATTTATTACGGGAAATAGAACCCAACGGTAATATGACTAATATTTGGTTGTTAAGTATTGCCGCTTTGATCTTGCTCTTTATATCCCTAAGTAATTTTACCAGTCTAAATATAGGTATGGCTGGTTATCTTACTAAATTTCTAGCATTGCAAAAAATATTGGGATCTTCCAAAAGAGTAATGTCGCGTTACTTTTTATTGGAAAGTGCGCTCATTATTTTTCTTTCGCTCCTTATTGTTTCTGTGATTTCCTTTCGGTTAAATAGTATGGTACTAGAGCGCTACCAAATTGACCTTTTTCAAGGCAACGAGTGGTTTGTTCTGGGAGTTGTAGTGGTTTTTTCGCTCTTAGGTATTATCGCAGGAATGCAACCTGCTTTCAAGCAACGTTTTCAAAATGCTTCCTTAGGTACCCGTATCAAAGCAGATGGCGCGCTAGGCACGCATAAAGTACTTTTAATCGCTCAATTTGGCCTAGCCATGTTTTTATTGGTCGGGGTAATCGTTATTTCTCGCCAAACGAACTACGCTCTGGACAATTCCATGGCGGCCAAAGAGGATAATGTGGTATGTATTCCGTACGTGCATTCTGAAGTGCAAAAAGATTTTGGTCTCTTTAAAAATCAACTTTTAAAGCAAAGTGCAGTGGCATCCGTTTCTGCAATGATGGCACCTCCGGGAGGGGAAACAAACGATATGTTCTCTTTTGAGATGCAAAACGTCCCCAATAAGGAAGCGGAATACATAGGCGTATTTTCATGCGATAATTCTTTTGCCGATGTATTCGGACTTTCATTTCTAGGCGGTAAGAATTTCAACCAAAATAGTGTTGATCAAGACGGTAACGGGGAGTACTTGATTAATAAGACCGCCCTAAGCTATTTGGGCTATCAAGATGCGAATGCCATAATCGGGGAGGATTTCGCTTTGATATCCCCTGTGGAGGGTGTAACCATGCCAAAAGGAAAAATTATAGGAGTTGTTGAAGATTTTCACCTTTCCGGACTTCAGACCAAGGTAGAGCCTTTAGTATTATTCAAAAGGGAGAACAGTTGGTTAGAGAATATAGTGATATCCTATGAACCAACCGCTCGTGCAGAGGCCGTAGCATCGATTAAAACTACGTGGAACGAGTTGTTTCCAAAATATCCCTTGACCTATTATCAGGTAAGTAGTCTCTACAAAGAGGTGTACAAGACAGAACGGCTACAGAAAAATCTGATTTTAATATTTGCGTTAACAGCTGTTTTTATTTGTGCTATGGGCGTATTGGGACTCTCGTTAATGGTAGCACAAAGAAGGGTTAAGGAAATTGGGATTAGAAAGGTGAACGGGGCCACGATTTCTGAAATACTGGTGATGCTAAATACCGATTTTCTAAAATGGTTGCTCCTTGCCTTTGTGTTGGCTACTCCGATTGCTTATTTCGCGGCAAGCAAATGGCTAGAGGTATTCGCATATAAAATAGATATAGAGATAGGAATGTTCTTGCTTGCAGGAGGAACAGTTATGGCTATAACCATATTTACTGTTAGTTGGCATAGTTATAAAGCGGCGAGAGTTAATCCTGTGACAAGTTTACGAACCGAGTAA
- a CDS encoding ABC transporter permease, with amino-acid sequence MLKNYLKIAWRNLLRNRGFSALNIAGLSIGLAATALIVLWIDYELSFDKFHERGDRIYQVYNKYPVDGEIWTWNSTPKIMGPTIKKDFPEVERVSRYNYDDTYLFSVGDKRLKATGTIVDKDFLYMFSFPLVNGTNETVFEDVNVVVVTETFAKELFGDKDPMGQVVKIDNDNVFKVTGVLKDLPENSEFHFKFLIPWSYLKQIGHDDKHWGNNSIATYIMLKENANFASFSQKISNLRKIHDKDAADMVTYPYPFFRNYLYGEFENGEEKGGRIGVIRVFSIIAIIILLIACINFMNLSTARSEKRAKEVGIRKVIGAQRGGLISQFIGESVLLSTVSALLAFVLLLLVLPKFNELLHIEARIDYADPLFWGSALAIILFTGILAGSYPALYLSAFKPISVLKGTFQKLNSKFSARKVLVVVQFAAAIVFITATLIVKQQLNKVQNRQMGYSKDNLIYTYMEGDVKQKYQGIKNELLASGAVTSVTRTVSPVTENWSNSWDMEWQGKDLEDKTLILRFTAGEAIAKTLGLEVLAGRDLNHTLYPSDSTAMIINETAAIHMGFEDPIGHIVKDMGMDWRIIGVVKDFVFTSPFQDIEPVIIHGNGEWTNFIHLKLNARHNTSQNLGKIENIFKKFNPEYPFNYEFVDQQYAYKFADEKRTQTLANLSALLTIFISCLGLFGLASYMAENRIKEIGVRKVLGASVQSITTLLSIDFLKLVLISIVLGVPVSWYLMSKWLQEFAFRIHISWWTFALAGVLALAIAFVTVSYQAVKAAVVNPVDSLRDE; translated from the coding sequence ATGTTAAAAAACTATCTAAAAATTGCCTGGAGAAATCTTCTTAGAAATCGAGGGTTTTCGGCATTGAATATTGCAGGACTCTCTATAGGTCTTGCTGCTACCGCATTAATTGTATTATGGATAGATTATGAGTTAAGTTTTGATAAATTTCACGAACGTGGTGACCGTATTTATCAAGTCTATAACAAATACCCCGTTGATGGTGAAATATGGACCTGGAATTCTACGCCAAAAATTATGGGACCTACCATTAAAAAAGACTTTCCTGAGGTAGAGCGCGTTTCCAGATATAATTATGATGATACTTATTTGTTTTCGGTCGGAGATAAGCGTTTAAAGGCAACAGGTACAATTGTAGATAAGGACTTTTTGTATATGTTTAGTTTCCCATTGGTAAATGGAACCAATGAGACGGTATTTGAAGATGTAAATGTTGTTGTGGTAACGGAAACTTTTGCCAAAGAACTTTTTGGGGATAAAGACCCAATGGGCCAGGTCGTTAAAATTGATAATGACAATGTATTTAAGGTTACAGGGGTATTGAAAGACTTACCCGAGAACAGTGAATTCCATTTTAAGTTTTTGATTCCTTGGTCCTATTTGAAACAGATTGGCCATGATGACAAGCACTGGGGTAATAACTCTATTGCTACCTATATTATGCTTAAGGAAAATGCGAACTTTGCCTCTTTTTCTCAGAAAATTAGTAACCTGCGAAAAATTCATGACAAGGATGCCGCAGATATGGTAACCTACCCATATCCTTTCTTTAGGAACTATCTCTACGGCGAATTCGAGAATGGAGAAGAAAAGGGCGGTAGGATAGGAGTCATCAGGGTATTTAGTATAATCGCTATCATCATTCTTCTGATTGCCTGTATAAATTTTATGAATTTAAGTACGGCACGAAGCGAAAAACGTGCTAAGGAAGTAGGCATACGCAAGGTTATAGGTGCCCAAAGAGGAGGGCTTATAAGTCAGTTCATCGGTGAGTCCGTATTACTTTCCACGGTAAGTGCACTATTGGCATTTGTGCTTTTATTACTAGTGTTGCCTAAATTTAACGAGTTACTGCATATAGAGGCGCGTATAGATTATGCAGACCCTTTGTTCTGGGGCTCGGCTCTTGCCATTATTCTCTTTACGGGTATCTTGGCGGGTAGTTATCCTGCTTTATATTTATCCGCCTTTAAACCTATTTCGGTTTTAAAAGGAACTTTTCAAAAGTTGAATTCTAAATTTAGTGCTAGAAAAGTATTGGTCGTAGTACAATTTGCTGCAGCCATTGTCTTTATTACCGCTACGCTGATTGTTAAGCAACAACTGAACAAAGTTCAGAATAGACAAATGGGATATAGCAAGGATAATCTTATCTATACCTATATGGAGGGTGATGTAAAACAAAAATATCAGGGGATTAAGAATGAATTACTTGCTTCAGGTGCCGTTACCTCGGTTACACGCACCGTTTCGCCGGTTACCGAAAACTGGAGCAATTCTTGGGATATGGAGTGGCAGGGCAAGGATTTAGAGGATAAAACATTAATTCTACGGTTTACGGCCGGTGAGGCTATTGCGAAGACCTTAGGATTGGAAGTGCTTGCGGGGAGAGATTTGAACCATACCCTTTACCCATCCGATAGCACGGCGATGATAATTAATGAGACCGCTGCCATACATATGGGTTTTGAGGACCCCATAGGTCACATAGTGAAGGATATGGGAATGGATTGGCGCATCATAGGCGTAGTTAAGGATTTTGTGTTTACCTCTCCGTTTCAAGACATAGAACCTGTAATTATTCATGGTAACGGAGAATGGACCAACTTTATCCATTTAAAACTAAACGCACGGCATAATACTAGTCAAAATCTTGGGAAAATAGAAAACATATTTAAAAAGTTTAATCCGGAATATCCTTTCAATTATGAATTTGTAGATCAGCAATATGCATACAAGTTCGCGGATGAGAAAAGGACCCAAACCCTAGCAAATCTATCTGCACTGTTGACCATATTTATATCATGTTTAGGTTTGTTTGGTCTGGCTAGCTATATGGCTGAGAACCGAATTAAGGAAATAGGTGTTCGTAAGGTATTGGGAGCATCGGTTCAGAGCATAACAACGCTTCTTTCGATAGACTTTCTAAAACTGGTCTTAATTTCTATTGTATTGGGCGTACCTGTTTCTTGGTATCTAATGAGTAAATGGCTACAGGAATTTGCCTTTAGGATACACATTTCTTGGTGGACTTTTGCCCTGGCGGGAGTTTTAGCCTTGGCCATAGCTTTCGTAACAGTAAGTTATCAAGCAGTAAAGGCGGCCGTTGTAAATCCCGTAGACTCTTTGAGAGACGAATAG
- a CDS encoding ABC transporter permease — protein sequence MFKNYLKITWRNLVKDKTFTLINVLGLSVAFGVAILLSMAAFFDLGYNNFHENGDDIYQVYTVVQAPKGPEATTSQPAPLASALKEEVPGVANITRFLEQEALTLYKEKEINFDAAWLDSAFFDMFTFPVLKGNKDNPLQEKNSVVVTENTANALFGAEEAVGKTVAILIDGVEEPFTVSAVIGNHENQNTLEFDIAIPFENHEGYANSIETWNAQYHAVYMQLQPEISVQQFENNTLPLTQLHYSSNSERLKRDGAVPNEAGQFFQIRLLPLKDIRFTSFGKGFAEVSRAVPFLILGVAFLILFIASVNFINMSIAKSAQRLREIGMRKTLGAQKMQLFFQFWSESLLVFLISVAIGAALSFLLIDEFRTIFRTAISFEMLMSPTIIIGFFLVVFVITLVVGGYPALLLSRLGTIQSLKGKLETSGSNRVRNVLMVVQFGIAILLISGTLVLWSQVDYMRNKDLGFDKEQVLSFPIDGKKNPYDAVQLLREELAGNPNVLGVSASDNNLGRGKDGSQSTSVWGFDYKGKGVRTHALTVDYDYFETLGLELIAGRSFDKNYPGDTQAVIINERMAKEIGETDPLTASLPMSESLRSPIIGVVKDYNFQDISKAIAPLTFFLDRESGLSYAFVKVAPVNMAKTFDAVEAAWKKIEPNAAFLGSFLDENIDNTFVREKKMATMITSGSILAIALSCIGLFAMSLLIVAQRTKEIGVRKVLGASVSSITVLLTKDFLQLVLISFVIATPIAWWFLRGWLENYENKIELNVWFFAIAGILAMAIAFFTVGSRTITAAMQNPVRSLRDE from the coding sequence ATGTTCAAGAACTATTTGAAAATTACCTGGAGAAATTTAGTAAAGGATAAGACCTTTACCCTTATCAACGTACTTGGGCTTTCCGTGGCTTTTGGAGTCGCTATTCTCTTATCGATGGCAGCGTTTTTTGATTTAGGGTACAATAACTTCCACGAGAACGGTGACGATATCTATCAGGTTTATACCGTTGTACAAGCGCCAAAAGGACCAGAAGCAACAACAAGTCAGCCAGCACCTTTAGCGAGTGCTTTAAAAGAAGAGGTTCCTGGAGTGGCGAATATCACCCGTTTTCTTGAACAGGAGGCCTTGACACTTTACAAGGAAAAGGAGATTAATTTTGATGCTGCGTGGTTAGACAGTGCATTTTTTGATATGTTCACATTTCCGGTGCTAAAGGGGAATAAAGATAATCCGCTTCAAGAAAAGAATTCGGTCGTAGTTACTGAAAATACAGCCAATGCCCTATTTGGAGCGGAAGAAGCCGTTGGAAAAACCGTTGCTATTTTAATTGATGGTGTTGAGGAACCCTTCACGGTATCAGCGGTAATCGGTAATCACGAAAATCAGAATACATTGGAATTTGATATTGCCATACCCTTTGAAAATCACGAAGGCTATGCTAATAGCATAGAAACTTGGAACGCTCAATACCACGCTGTTTATATGCAACTACAGCCTGAAATCTCCGTACAGCAGTTTGAGAATAATACGCTTCCTCTTACCCAACTACATTACAGTAGCAATTCTGAGCGACTAAAGCGGGATGGTGCGGTACCTAACGAGGCAGGTCAGTTTTTTCAAATTAGATTACTTCCTTTAAAGGATATTAGATTTACAAGTTTTGGAAAAGGGTTTGCAGAAGTAAGTCGCGCTGTTCCCTTTTTAATTCTTGGCGTGGCATTTCTAATATTGTTCATTGCTAGCGTAAACTTTATCAATATGAGTATTGCCAAAAGTGCACAACGTCTCCGAGAAATTGGGATGCGAAAAACGCTAGGGGCCCAAAAGATGCAGTTGTTCTTTCAATTTTGGAGTGAAAGTCTCCTCGTGTTTTTAATATCCGTGGCCATAGGTGCCGCACTTAGCTTTTTATTGATAGATGAATTCAGGACCATCTTCAGGACGGCTATTTCATTTGAAATGCTGATGTCACCTACGATTATTATCGGTTTTTTTCTGGTAGTTTTTGTTATTACACTAGTAGTAGGAGGGTATCCGGCTTTATTGTTAAGTCGTTTGGGTACCATTCAATCTTTGAAAGGAAAATTGGAAACTTCTGGTAGTAACCGTGTTCGTAATGTACTTATGGTAGTACAGTTCGGTATTGCTATTTTACTCATTAGCGGGACTTTGGTATTGTGGAGCCAAGTAGACTATATGCGGAATAAGGATTTAGGATTTGATAAGGAACAGGTGCTTTCCTTTCCCATAGATGGCAAAAAGAATCCTTATGATGCAGTTCAATTATTAAGAGAAGAACTCGCCGGAAACCCTAATGTTCTTGGGGTTTCTGCTTCTGACAATAATTTGGGAAGAGGAAAAGATGGTAGTCAATCTACCAGTGTATGGGGCTTTGATTATAAGGGAAAAGGAGTGCGTACCCATGCGTTAACCGTGGATTATGATTATTTTGAAACTTTAGGGCTAGAGTTGATTGCAGGACGTTCTTTTGATAAGAATTATCCCGGGGATACCCAAGCCGTTATCATCAATGAGCGTATGGCAAAAGAAATTGGGGAAACAGACCCTTTAACCGCCTCATTGCCCATGAGTGAAAGTCTTAGGTCTCCCATAATCGGGGTCGTAAAGGATTATAATTTTCAGGATATCTCAAAGGCTATAGCGCCCTTGACATTCTTTCTGGATAGGGAATCCGGTCTGTCCTACGCTTTTGTTAAGGTAGCCCCGGTGAACATGGCCAAAACCTTTGATGCTGTAGAGGCGGCTTGGAAGAAAATTGAGCCGAACGCAGCATTTCTAGGTTCGTTTTTAGACGAGAATATTGACAATACTTTTGTTAGGGAAAAAAAGATGGCGACCATGATTACCAGTGGCTCTATTCTGGCAATTGCTCTAAGTTGTATTGGTCTATTTGCCATGTCCTTGCTCATCGTGGCACAACGAACTAAGGAGATTGGTGTGCGAAAGGTATTAGGGGCTAGCGTTTCCTCTATAACCGTATTGCTGACTAAAGACTTTTTACAGTTAGTTTTAATTTCATTCGTGATTGCAACACCCATTGCTTGGTGGTTTTTACGAGGATGGTTGGAAAATTATGAGAACAAAATAGAATTGAATGTCTGGTTTTTTGCAATAGCAGGAATATTGGCAATGGCCATAGCTTTTTTTACCGTAGGAAGTAGAACAATTACTGCTGCTATGCAAAACCCGGTACGAAGTTTAAGAGATGAATAA
- a CDS encoding ABC transporter ATP-binding protein, whose product MLLQLNNIFKWVNSGGQRIFLLKDINLEVKEGEFISVMGPSGSGKSTLLNVIGMLDGFDEGEYHFLEESVHTLKEKHRANLYKEYIGFVFQSYHLLDELTVQENLEMPLLYKKYKGAERKAMVADMLDRFNIVGKKDLFPAQLSGGQQQLVGVARALIANPKLILADEPTGNLNSQQSEEIMSLFKKLNEEDGVTIIQVTHSEKNAAYGTRIIDLLDGRKV is encoded by the coding sequence ATGCTACTACAATTAAACAATATTTTTAAGTGGGTCAATTCAGGAGGCCAACGTATTTTTTTGTTAAAAGACATTAATCTAGAGGTTAAAGAAGGAGAGTTTATTTCGGTTATGGGGCCTTCGGGTTCCGGCAAATCTACCTTGCTAAACGTGATAGGTATGCTAGATGGTTTTGATGAGGGAGAATATCATTTTTTGGAGGAGTCCGTACATACCTTAAAAGAAAAACATAGGGCAAACCTGTACAAAGAATATATTGGTTTTGTATTTCAATCGTACCATTTGCTAGATGAATTAACGGTACAGGAAAATTTAGAAATGCCCTTATTATACAAAAAGTATAAAGGCGCAGAACGAAAGGCTATGGTGGCAGATATGTTAGACCGTTTTAATATTGTTGGTAAAAAAGACCTTTTTCCGGCCCAGTTGAGTGGAGGACAACAGCAATTGGTCGGTGTGGCAAGAGCTTTAATTGCCAATCCTAAATTGATCCTGGCGGATGAACCAACCGGTAACCTGAATTCCCAACAAAGTGAGGAAATCATGTCATTATTTAAAAAGTTGAACGAGGAAGATGGAGTTACGATTATACAAGTAACCCACTCCGAAAAGAATGCCGCCTATGGAACTCGTATTATAGATTTATTAGACGGACGGAAGGTTTAG
- a CDS encoding Mrp/NBP35 family ATP-binding protein — translation MKLDKKDILKALEQITVPGEGQNMVESGAIKNIQIFGDEVEIDITIANPSLQARKKTEVEILKIIHKEVYEKAKIKINIKVDAPAKPKTNEIKGKPLPGIQNIIAVASGKGGVGKSTVTANLAVTLAKMGFKVGLLDADIYGPSMPIMFDVAQEKPLAVTINGKSKMKPVESYGVKLLSIGFFTQRDQAVIWRGPMASKALNQMIFDAHWGEIDFMLLDLPPGTGDIHLSIMQAMPVTGAVVVSTPQEVALADARKGVAMFQQDSINVPVLGIVENMAYFTPAELPDNKYYIFGKEGAKHLSEDLKVPFLGEIPLVQSIREAGDVGRPAALQTATAIESAFEEITKNVVQEVVRRNKDIPPTEAIKITTMAGCAAVKKK, via the coding sequence ATGAAGTTAGATAAAAAGGATATTTTAAAGGCATTAGAGCAAATTACCGTTCCTGGTGAAGGTCAGAATATGGTAGAGAGTGGCGCCATAAAGAACATACAGATTTTTGGTGATGAGGTGGAGATTGATATAACCATTGCTAATCCAAGTTTACAGGCCAGAAAAAAGACCGAAGTAGAGATACTCAAAATAATACACAAAGAGGTCTATGAAAAGGCGAAGATTAAAATAAATATTAAAGTAGACGCTCCGGCGAAACCAAAGACCAATGAGATAAAGGGAAAACCCTTGCCGGGTATTCAAAATATTATTGCCGTAGCCTCTGGTAAAGGAGGTGTAGGGAAATCTACGGTTACCGCCAATTTAGCCGTAACACTGGCAAAAATGGGTTTTAAGGTAGGTTTATTGGATGCGGATATCTATGGTCCTTCTATGCCCATCATGTTTGATGTTGCCCAGGAAAAGCCCCTTGCGGTAACCATAAACGGCAAATCGAAGATGAAACCAGTAGAAAGTTATGGCGTAAAATTACTTTCTATAGGATTTTTCACACAGCGAGACCAGGCGGTGATATGGAGAGGCCCCATGGCGTCCAAAGCATTAAATCAAATGATTTTTGATGCGCATTGGGGAGAGATAGATTTTATGTTGTTGGACTTACCACCAGGTACCGGAGATATTCATTTGAGTATTATGCAGGCAATGCCCGTAACAGGTGCGGTAGTCGTAAGTACACCACAAGAAGTAGCACTGGCAGATGCACGTAAGGGTGTAGCCATGTTTCAACAGGATTCCATTAATGTACCTGTCTTAGGGATAGTAGAGAATATGGCCTATTTTACTCCTGCAGAACTTCCTGATAATAAATATTATATATTTGGTAAGGAAGGCGCTAAACATCTGTCAGAAGATTTAAAGGTTCCTTTTTTGGGCGAAATTCCTTTGGTACAGAGTATCCGGGAAGCTGGTGACGTAGGTCGCCCAGCAGCTTTACAGACAGCAACAGCTATTGAAAGTGCCTTTGAGGAGATTACCAAGAACGTAGTACAGGAAGTAGTAAGAAGAAATAAGGATATACCGCCGACTGAGGCGATTAAAATAACAACAATGGCGGGTTGTGCCGCTGTTAAAAAGAAGTAG
- a CDS encoding NifU family protein: MTADELRSNVERALEEIRPFLQSDGGDISLISIDNDNSVKVKLEGACVGCSVNQMTLKSGVEMTIKKYAPQIEEVINVS, translated from the coding sequence ATGACCGCAGATGAACTAAGAAGTAATGTGGAAAGAGCGTTGGAAGAAATCCGCCCTTTCTTACAGAGCGATGGTGGCGATATTTCTTTAATTTCCATTGATAACGACAATTCTGTAAAAGTGAAATTAGAAGGTGCTTGTGTTGGTTGCTCAGTAAATCAAATGACGCTAAAGAGTGGCGTAGAAATGACCATCAAGAAATATGCGCCCCAAATAGAAGAAGTAATTAATGTAAGCTAG